From the genome of Haloterrigena sp. KLK7, one region includes:
- a CDS encoding DNA topoisomerase VI subunit B, producing MTSFQSTLGDEAGIAEELAENQQAISIAEFFEKNKHMLGFDSGARGLVTAVKEAVDNALDAAEESGILPDIYVEIEEAGDYYRLIVEDNGPGITKESLPKVFGKLLYGSRFHAREQSRGQQGIGISAAVLYSQLTSGKPAKITSRTQGSEEAEYFELIVDTDSNEPEISVEETTSWDRPHGTRIELEMEANMRARQQLHDYIKHTAVVNPHARLELREPQEHFKFERATDQLPEETEEIRPHPHGVELGTVMKMLTATDSQTVSGFLQEEFTRVGKKTADSIIDEFRDRHYGREMRWRPPASHEDVDLHAAVSDATANKGADATAAFADAIAAGVDDAGRIAHHELLAVVDEAADEVEAEHGTTFGDTVRENAVEAVWLALIDARADADDADAASESDDPVESRLVADCYDLADEATSTRKDDEVIHAFAERLAAKFDDELKAGEGDDGNVRHRLTRKRLRAHVDRAADLTEEYDDVSFGETARENVTDAVWDVMATVPDDPPLVRELAGDRDAASDLVDGMRATDIMAPPTRCLSPISEDLISAGLEKEFDADFYASATRDAEVHGGDPFIVEAGIAYGGDLESEGSVNVMRFANRVPLVYQRGACATTDVVKSIGWRNYGLDQPGGSGLPKGPAVIMIHVASTNVPFTSESKDAVANVPEIEDEIELAIREAARELKSYLNKRRSMQQRRKKQNVLGTILPEMAEKVAEVAGRDEPDIDDAIARIMNNVLVERSVEANGDGQAVSVTVENNSNTNESLEITDIVTAEPTSLPDDATVVEMDGEWFVKWEPDVSSDDEATLEYEVDDGAEYDLDVKGVETEKLTVKQ from the coding sequence ATGACGTCGTTTCAGTCGACACTCGGTGACGAGGCGGGGATCGCCGAGGAGCTGGCCGAGAACCAGCAAGCGATCTCCATCGCCGAGTTCTTCGAGAAGAACAAGCACATGCTCGGCTTCGACAGCGGTGCTCGAGGCCTCGTCACGGCCGTCAAGGAGGCCGTCGACAACGCCTTAGACGCCGCCGAAGAGTCGGGTATTCTCCCGGATATCTACGTCGAAATCGAGGAGGCCGGCGACTACTACCGGCTGATCGTCGAGGACAACGGGCCCGGGATCACGAAGGAATCGCTGCCGAAGGTCTTCGGGAAACTGCTCTACGGCTCTCGGTTCCACGCCCGCGAACAGTCCCGCGGACAGCAGGGGATCGGGATCTCCGCCGCCGTCCTCTACTCGCAGCTGACCAGCGGGAAACCCGCCAAGATCACCAGCCGCACCCAGGGCTCGGAGGAGGCCGAGTACTTCGAACTCATCGTCGACACCGACAGCAACGAGCCCGAGATCAGCGTCGAGGAGACCACCTCCTGGGACCGCCCCCACGGGACGCGCATCGAACTCGAGATGGAGGCGAACATGCGCGCCCGCCAGCAGCTCCACGACTACATCAAGCACACGGCGGTCGTCAACCCCCACGCGCGCCTCGAGCTCCGCGAACCGCAGGAACACTTCAAGTTCGAGCGCGCGACCGACCAACTGCCAGAGGAGACCGAGGAGATCCGCCCCCATCCCCACGGCGTCGAACTCGGGACCGTCATGAAGATGCTGACGGCGACGGACTCCCAGACCGTCTCCGGCTTCCTCCAGGAGGAGTTCACCCGCGTCGGGAAGAAGACCGCCGACTCGATCATCGACGAGTTCCGCGACCGCCACTACGGCCGCGAGATGCGCTGGCGGCCGCCGGCGAGCCACGAAGACGTCGATCTCCACGCGGCGGTTTCGGACGCGACCGCGAACAAGGGCGCCGACGCCACGGCCGCCTTCGCCGACGCCATCGCCGCGGGCGTCGACGACGCGGGCCGGATCGCCCACCACGAACTGCTCGCGGTCGTCGACGAGGCCGCCGACGAGGTCGAGGCCGAGCACGGCACGACGTTCGGCGACACCGTCCGGGAGAACGCCGTCGAGGCCGTCTGGCTCGCGTTGATCGACGCTCGAGCGGACGCCGACGACGCGGACGCGGCGAGCGAGAGCGACGACCCCGTCGAGTCGCGGCTCGTCGCCGACTGCTACGACCTCGCCGACGAGGCGACGAGCACCCGCAAGGACGACGAGGTGATCCACGCCTTCGCCGAACGGCTCGCGGCGAAGTTCGACGACGAACTCAAGGCCGGCGAGGGAGACGACGGGAACGTCCGCCACCGGCTCACCCGCAAGCGGCTCCGGGCACACGTCGACCGCGCGGCGGACCTCACCGAGGAATACGACGACGTCTCCTTCGGCGAGACCGCCCGCGAGAACGTCACGGACGCCGTCTGGGACGTGATGGCGACCGTCCCCGACGACCCGCCGCTGGTCCGCGAGCTCGCCGGCGACCGGGACGCCGCCAGCGACCTCGTCGACGGGATGCGCGCGACCGACATCATGGCGCCGCCGACGCGGTGTCTCTCGCCGATCTCCGAGGACCTGATCAGCGCCGGCCTCGAAAAGGAGTTCGACGCCGACTTCTACGCCTCCGCGACCCGCGACGCCGAGGTCCACGGCGGCGATCCGTTCATCGTCGAGGCCGGCATCGCCTACGGCGGCGATCTCGAGAGCGAGGGGAGCGTCAACGTCATGCGATTCGCCAACCGCGTCCCGCTGGTCTACCAGCGCGGCGCGTGTGCGACGACCGACGTCGTCAAGTCGATCGGCTGGCGCAACTACGGGCTCGACCAGCCCGGCGGCTCCGGCCTGCCGAAGGGGCCGGCCGTGATCATGATCCACGTCGCGTCGACGAACGTCCCCTTCACCAGCGAGTCGAAGGACGCCGTCGCGAACGTCCCCGAGATCGAAGACGAGATCGAACTCGCTATTCGGGAAGCGGCGCGCGAACTCAAGAGCTACCTCAACAAGCGCCGCTCGATGCAACAGCGCCGGAAGAAGCAGAACGTCCTCGGGACGATCCTCCCGGAGATGGCCGAGAAGGTCGCCGAGGTCGCCGGCCGCGACGAGCCCGACATCGACGACGCCATCGCGCGCATCATGAACAACGTGCTCGTCGAGCGCAGCGTCGAGGCGAACGGCGACGGACAGGCCGTCTCGGTCACCGTCGAGAACAACTCCAACACGAACGAGTCGCTGGAGATCACCGACATCGTCACCGCCGAGCCGACGAGCCTCCCCGACGACGCGACCGTCGTCGAGATGGACGGCGAGTGGTTCGTCAAGTGGGAGCCGGACGTCTCGAGCGACGACGAGGCCACCCTCGAGTACGAGGTCGACGACGGCGCGGAGTACGATCTGGACGTAAAGGGCGTTGAAACCGAGAAACTCACGGTGAAACAATGA
- a CDS encoding Lrp/AsnC family transcriptional regulator yields MDLDATNKAVLYLLQQDARRITTQEMADRIGVSASTVRNRIEQLESEGIIRGYHPDVDYDKAGLQLHVLFICSAPNPERERLAREAREVSGVVTIQEVLNGTDNVQIEAVGTDTDDIARVSDELSELGFDVVNSKILKSFHKQPFDHFGQHLVDESESETDE; encoded by the coding sequence ATGGATCTCGACGCCACGAACAAGGCGGTACTGTATCTCCTGCAACAAGACGCACGTCGGATCACGACCCAGGAAATGGCCGACCGAATCGGCGTTTCGGCCAGCACGGTTCGAAACCGCATCGAACAACTGGAATCGGAGGGAATCATCCGAGGCTACCATCCCGACGTCGATTACGACAAGGCGGGACTCCAGTTACACGTCCTCTTTATCTGTTCGGCACCGAATCCGGAACGCGAACGACTCGCCCGCGAGGCCCGCGAGGTCAGCGGCGTCGTCACGATACAGGAGGTACTCAACGGCACGGACAACGTCCAGATCGAGGCCGTCGGAACCGACACCGACGACATCGCTCGGGTGAGCGACGAACTCAGCGAACTCGGGTTCGACGTCGTCAACTCGAAGATACTGAAGAGCTTCCACAAACAGCCGTTCGACCACTTCGGCCAGCACCTGGTCGACGAGAGCGAGAGCGAGACCGATGAGTGA
- a CDS encoding HalOD1 output domain-containing protein encodes MSDRFGTVEFDAETRRYRARYDFETTAPSVAVADVLETVFDGERGREPLYDVIDPEAIDRLLEGGAERDRHGPRSVSFRYRGALVTVVSDGSIAVGLDDEIDR; translated from the coding sequence ATGAGTGATCGGTTCGGAACGGTCGAGTTCGACGCGGAGACCCGGCGGTATCGAGCGCGATACGACTTCGAGACGACCGCACCGAGCGTCGCCGTCGCCGATGTCCTCGAGACCGTTTTCGACGGTGAGCGCGGTCGAGAGCCGCTCTACGACGTGATCGATCCCGAAGCCATCGACCGCCTCCTCGAGGGCGGTGCCGAACGCGATCGGCACGGTCCGCGATCAGTGTCGTTTCGGTACCGGGGCGCGCTGGTGACCGTCGTCAGCGACGGTTCGATCGCGGTCGGCCTGGACGACGAAATCGATCGGTAA
- a CDS encoding two pore domain potassium channel family protein yields the protein MQPLYLVVGIALLLAGFVDILWTTLWVDGGSGPLSGRLTTGVWRGLRVLTGDRNKALSLAGPLILTLTLSMWIGLIWVGWTFVFASHPLALVNTRTGGTADWAGRFYYVAYTMFTDGNGDYSPTYGGDVWEIASSFTTASGMAFVTLGVSYILSVLGAVADKRSFASTVTGLGNRSEAFVRAGWNGENFDGHELTLESLDSDLSKLAEQHKSYPILHYYHSEQSEQASAVAVAILDESLTLFRYTVDDEHSPDPAIVESARSSVSSYLETLDASFIDAEPAVPRSPDLDRLREDDIPTGSDQEFAEALAKLTDRRRHLLGVVEADAWEWPPVEDEE from the coding sequence ATGCAACCGCTGTATCTCGTCGTCGGCATCGCGCTGTTGCTCGCCGGCTTCGTCGACATCCTCTGGACGACGCTCTGGGTCGACGGCGGCTCGGGGCCCCTCTCCGGACGGCTCACGACCGGCGTCTGGCGCGGCCTCCGAGTCCTGACCGGAGACCGAAACAAGGCGCTCAGCCTCGCCGGCCCCCTCATCCTCACCCTGACGCTCTCGATGTGGATCGGGCTCATCTGGGTCGGCTGGACGTTCGTCTTCGCCAGCCACCCCCTCGCACTGGTTAACACCCGCACCGGCGGCACCGCCGACTGGGCGGGCCGGTTCTATTACGTCGCGTACACGATGTTCACCGACGGCAACGGCGATTACTCCCCCACCTACGGCGGCGACGTCTGGGAGATCGCCAGCTCGTTCACGACCGCGTCCGGAATGGCCTTCGTCACGCTCGGCGTCTCCTACATCCTCTCCGTCCTCGGGGCCGTCGCCGATAAGCGCTCCTTCGCCAGCACCGTCACGGGACTCGGCAACCGGAGCGAGGCGTTCGTCCGCGCCGGCTGGAACGGCGAGAACTTCGACGGCCACGAGTTGACCCTCGAGTCGCTGGATTCCGATCTGAGCAAACTCGCCGAGCAACACAAGTCCTACCCGATCCTGCACTACTACCACAGCGAACAGAGCGAACAGGCGTCGGCCGTGGCCGTTGCCATCCTCGACGAGTCGCTCACCCTCTTTCGGTACACCGTCGACGACGAGCACAGCCCCGACCCTGCCATCGTCGAAAGCGCGCGCTCGAGCGTTTCGAGCTACCTCGAGACGCTCGACGCGTCGTTCATCGATGCGGAACCGGCGGTCCCGCGCTCGCCGGATCTCGATCGCCTCCGCGAGGACGACATTCCGACCGGCTCGGACCAGGAGTTCGCCGAGGCCCTCGCGAAGTTGACCGACCGCCGGCGTCACCTGCTCGGCGTGGTCGAAGCCGACGCGTGGGAGTGGCCACCCGTCGAGGACGAGGAGTAG